One Clarias gariepinus isolate MV-2021 ecotype Netherlands chromosome 5, CGAR_prim_01v2, whole genome shotgun sequence genomic region harbors:
- the LOC128524394 gene encoding protein FAM171B-like, giving the protein MDKLIALLFLLPLFIFSKDGTVTAGFKGSPGASLGLTDGTQDKLAYHHNHQDHHDGGSGQKNWTFTLRVQVKNAVSQQPLSHAVVEVFANYTLINSTMTGKDGVTVLQVPYTHSQPLVLVARKDSYIQTPLLWKTTKIPLFSSVTLPLFYQNQGNIWLFEDLVVITGKLSDTVPPANVQFPKRLLSLPDSNISSLTAYLTVPRLPAEKHFFPNTTGLIMSKSGYKSVELKPIAAVNVQLMYNGIDVQISGPVQITLPLAETSQSQLSYNVPAWSFDRKTGAWVNRGLGTVKMENRHLVWDYTAPHLDYWIAAPFPSSAGYLGHGNALDFISYNANLLVPVVGGGLVIAVGLLAVVSCYCRDSLCKRKRKRVHGRKTAAQKKEQTTTRNNSFEQLDISLKAPISRKNKHRSAAFQSTSASRRDHPEIKRKFNRNNEKTGQGEVRNHENKVNIVQESAKNLQTPQTINNSKLVIPVSLHENMHLPQSLVLYNQTVALIQVPHDITSSDQASGSRSATLPRKALQYNDLDQTVNKQTLTKMALLSDGKQQVLTMEAPYGESKTKGWSCLLESVSVPDTLNKASLMDNSYGTHQGSSEQTLLELSRSKPFPHPKAWFVSLEGKPAAQVCHSIKDLQKCHLLLTDSHDTSLDSGVDLNEQHRKQSQSQTKRNTTNTQIIYTQDAEVSSCESGTITACTPEELSFKNTHQKSCGTVSYLPEENYDDNLSYEGSEIVPSPQVQRLRKTKEKPKTMWHLREERPLMKLN; this is encoded by the exons ATGGACAAGCTAATCGCACTCTTGTTTTTGCTgccattgtttatatttagtaaGGATGGCACAGTCACGGCTGGCTTTAAAGGCTCGCCCGGTGCCAGCCTCGGTCTTACTGATGGCACTCAGGACAAACTGGCATACCATCACAACCATCAGGACCATCATGATGGAGGCTCTGGCCAAAAGA ATTGGACGTTCACCCTCAGGGTTCAGGTGAAGAATGCAGTGAGTCAGCAGCCCCTGAGCCATGCAGTCGTAGAAGTGTTTGCAAACTACACACTTATCAACTCCACTATGACCGGCAAGGATGGCGTCACCGTGCTCCAGgtgccatacacacacagccagccTCTCGTACTGGTTGCCAGAAAAGATAGTTACATCCAAACTCCGCTGCTGTGGAAAACAACCAAAATACCAC ttttttcatcAGTGACACTGCCGCTTTTCTACCAAAACCAAGGAAACATATGGCTGTTTGAAGATCTGGTCGTCATAACAGGCAAACTGTCTG ACACTGTGCCTCCTGCAAATGTGCAGTTTCCAAAGAGGCTGCTCTCTCTACCAGACAGCAACATCTCCTCATTAACAGCCTACCTGACTGTACCTCGTCTTCCTGCAGAGAAACATTTCTTCCCCAACACCACAGGCCTCATCATGAGCAAGTCAG GATATAAAAGTGTTGAGTTAAAACCGATTGCAGCAGTTAATGTCCAGCTTATGTATAATGGAATAGATGTGCAGATTTCAGGCCCTGTACAGATCACACTGCCTCTTGCtgaaaccagccaatcacagctcTCCTATAATGTCCCGGCCTGGTCGTTTGACAGAAAAACTG GTGCATGGGTGAATCGTGGTCTGGGAACAGTTAAAATGGAGAACAGACACTTGGTTTGGGATTACACCGCTCCCCATCTGGACTACTGGATTGCTGCTCCTTTCCCCTCATCTGCAG GTTACCTGGGACATGGAAATGCTTTGGACTTCATTTCATACAATGCAAACCTTCTTGTTCCAGTAGTAGGAGGAGGGTTAGTTATTGCTGTTGGATTGCTTGCTGTGGTGTCTTGCTATTGTAG AGACTCCCTTTGTAAGCGAAAAAGAAAGCGAGTCCATGGCCGAAAAACAGCAGCTCAGAAGAAGGAACAGACCACTACTAGAAACAACAGCTTTGAGCAGCTGGACATTTCTTTAAAGGCTCCAATATCTCGCAAAAACAAGCATCGTTCAGCAGCATTTCAAAGCACATCAGCAAGTAGGCGAGATCACCCTGAGATAAAAAGGAAATTTAACAGGAATAATGAGAAAACTGGTCAGGGAGAAGTTAGAAATCATGAAAACAAAGTTAATATTGTCCAGGAATCTGCTAAAAACTTACAGACACCACAAACCATTAACAATAGTAAGCTTGTGATACCAGTATCTCTGCATGAAAATATGCATCTTCCACAAAGCTTAGTTCTGTATAACCAGACTGTAGCATTGATTCAGGTTCCACACGACATCACATCATCAGATCAAGCATCGGGAAGCAGGTCCGCCACGCTACCTAGGAAGGCACTCCAGTACAATGACCTGGACCAAACAGTTAACAAGCAAACACTGACAAAAATGGCACTACTCTCAGATGGCAAGCAGCAAGTGCTAACTATGGAGGCACCATATGGTGAGTCCAAAACTAAAGGGTGGAGCTGCTTGTTAGAGTCTGTGTCTGTCCCAGACACCTTGAACAAAGCTTCACTGATGGATAATTCCTATGGTACTCATCAAGGAAGCTCTGAGCAGACACTGCTGGAGCTGTCTAGAAGTAAACCCTTTCCTCATCCAAAAGCCTGGTTTGTTTCTCTGGAAGGAAAGCCTGCTGCACAGGTCTGCCACTCCATCAAAGACCTTCAGAAATGTCACCTCTTACTAACTGACAGTCATGACACCAGCCTGGACTCAGGTGTCGACCTCAATGAGCAGCATAGAAAGCAAAGCCAAAgccaaacaaaaagaaacacaactAACACACAGATAATCTACACACAGGATGCAGAAGTGAGCAGCTGTGAAAGTGGTACAATCACAGCCTGCACCCCAGAAGAGCTCTCattcaaaaacacacaccagaAAAGCTGTGGAACAGTGTCCTACTTGCCAGAGGAGAACTATGATGATAACTTGTCATATGAGGGCAGTGAAATTGTGCCAAGTCCTCAAGTACAAAGGCTCAGGAAGACCAAGGAAAAACCAAAAACCATGTGGCACCTGAGGGAGGAAAGACCACTTATGAAGCTAAACTAA